The following are encoded in a window of Verrucomicrobiia bacterium genomic DNA:
- a CDS encoding isoprenylcysteine carboxylmethyltransferase family protein, whose translation MEATTRFVVLCWVVIVFIWVISALSVKPTKERQPLPGRLLYLFLAVVVAVLLKRGVREVNFARVVLPHTFWIGILADAIVLAGLVIAVWARAVLGGNWSARVALKVDHELIQRGPYRVVRHPIYSGLLLMVLGTAILGGRVSGFVAFFICFCASWIKLRQEEALLTKRLPGYSEYKARTKALVPFVL comes from the coding sequence ATGGAAGCAACCACCAGATTTGTTGTCCTCTGCTGGGTCGTCATCGTCTTCATCTGGGTGATTTCGGCGCTGTCGGTCAAACCGACCAAGGAGCGACAGCCCTTGCCCGGTCGGTTGCTTTACCTTTTTCTCGCCGTCGTTGTCGCCGTGCTTCTGAAACGAGGGGTTCGCGAAGTTAATTTTGCCCGGGTGGTCCTTCCCCATACCTTCTGGATAGGCATCCTCGCCGACGCCATCGTCCTGGCTGGCCTGGTCATTGCCGTCTGGGCACGCGCCGTACTGGGAGGCAACTGGAGTGCGCGGGTGGCTCTGAAGGTGGACCACGAACTGATTCAACGCGGGCCATATCGTGTTGTGCGCCACCCCATTTATTCAGGGTTGCTGTTGATGGTCCTGGGAACCGCCATTCTTGGGGGCAGAGTGAGCGGCTTTGTCGCCTTCTTCATCTGCTTTTGTGCTTCGTGGATTAAACTGCGGCAGGAGGAAGCTCTGCTGACAAAACGTCTCCCTGGGTATTCCGAATACAAGGCCCGCACAAAGGCTCTGGTTCCATTTGTTCTTTGA